From Draconibacterium halophilum, one genomic window encodes:
- a CDS encoding BNR-4 repeat-containing protein, with translation MKPILPAIFSLVFLFACSSSTQNKSTTTDKQTPTIKTLSNDGAWCWFSDPRAIYTDSGEIITGWVKKDGSIEVASLIPETGEAKFNIIYPQFEVDDHDNPAFTMLPNGNIFTMFAWHAPDKGVVYNSTTNGTDIESFGENVVYKPKTDELLKNFPRETYTYANPFVLSEEDNKLFVFGRWIGFKPNMIISEDNGNTWSEQYVVMSDDPFTPHNRPYVKYHSNGKSKIHMIFTDGHPRVEPTNSVYYCYYEKGAFWKADGTKICDLSGLPFQVTDATMVYKANEQTGRAWICDVVEKDGTPYILYTRHPQETDHGYYYAWYNAETQNWEDHEICKAGKWFPQTPEGETEREPHYMGNMTFNPNKPNEIYLSREVNGVFEIEKRTTSDGGNSWDITPVTQNSELDNVRPYIPRYQPDDTKTVVLWMENKKYIHYTDYDCNVKYYIEP, from the coding sequence ATGAAACCTATTCTTCCAGCAATCTTTTCACTTGTATTTCTGTTTGCGTGCAGCTCTTCAACACAAAATAAGAGCACAACAACAGACAAACAAACTCCAACTATAAAAACGCTTTCCAACGACGGTGCCTGGTGCTGGTTTTCCGACCCGAGAGCCATTTATACCGATTCCGGGGAAATAATTACCGGATGGGTAAAAAAGGACGGGTCGATTGAAGTGGCCTCTTTAATTCCGGAAACCGGGGAAGCAAAGTTCAATATTATTTATCCGCAATTCGAGGTCGACGATCATGATAATCCGGCATTTACAATGCTTCCCAATGGAAATATTTTTACCATGTTTGCCTGGCACGCTCCCGATAAAGGGGTGGTTTATAACTCCACAACAAACGGCACCGATATTGAAAGTTTTGGCGAAAATGTAGTTTACAAACCAAAAACCGACGAACTGCTGAAAAACTTTCCGAGAGAGACATACACTTATGCCAATCCTTTTGTTTTGAGCGAAGAAGACAACAAACTGTTTGTATTTGGCCGCTGGATTGGTTTTAAACCCAACATGATTATCTCGGAAGACAACGGCAATACCTGGAGTGAGCAGTATGTGGTAATGAGCGACGATCCGTTTACGCCACACAACCGTCCGTACGTAAAATACCACTCCAATGGAAAATCAAAAATTCATATGATTTTTACCGACGGACACCCGCGTGTTGAACCTACCAACTCGGTTTATTACTGCTACTACGAAAAAGGTGCTTTTTGGAAAGCCGATGGCACAAAGATTTGTGATCTTTCCGGATTACCATTTCAGGTAACCGATGCAACAATGGTATACAAAGCCAATGAACAAACCGGGCGTGCCTGGATTTGCGATGTGGTGGAAAAAGACGGAACTCCTTATATTCTATACACCCGCCACCCGCAGGAAACAGACCATGGCTATTATTACGCTTGGTACAATGCCGAAACACAAAACTGGGAAGACCACGAAATATGTAAAGCCGGAAAATGGTTTCCGCAAACACCTGAAGGAGAAACTGAACGCGAACCACACTACATGGGTAATATGACTTTTAACCCAAATAAACCCAACGAGATTTACTTATCGCGCGAGGTGAATGGTGTTTTTGAGATTGAAAAACGTACTACTTCTGACGGAGGGAATTCGTGGGATATTACACCAGTTACACAAAACTCGGAGCTAGACAATGTACGTCCGTATATTCCACGTTATCAACCCGATGATACAAAGACCGTTGTACTGTGGATGGAAAATAAAAAATACATTCATTACACTGATTACGACTGTAATGTAAAATATTACATCGAACCGTAG
- a CDS encoding putative oxidoreductase C-terminal domain-containing protein → MKHLSTAAVALVILFSACSGGSQKSTEPEKEKNRFTGAKDEVKIMTLDPGHFHAALVQKSMYDQVDSVVNVYAPDGEDVVDHLKRIEGFNTRAENPTSWEEKVYKGADFFEKMLAEKPGNVMVTAGNNAKKTDYIFKTIDAGINVLADKPMVISPEEFPKLEKAFRVAEEKGVLLYDIMTERHEITTLIQRELSQLPEVFGTLQLGTEEEPAITKESVHHFFKYVSGNPLKRPAWFFDTKQQGEGIVDVNTHLVDLIQWEAFPEVILSKEDVEIVSARRWTTDLTPEMFKKVTYLDEYPEYLKKDVDGDILKVYSNGEINYRLKGIHAKASVIWNFQAPEGAADTHYSIMRGTKCNLEIVQGEKEGYKPQLYIEATEVDPMEFAGSLNNAVTGLAETYPGISVEKIGDKKWVMNIPDKYKVGHEAHFGQVTEKYLQYLIDGKLPEWEVPNMIVKYYTTTEGLKAARQ, encoded by the coding sequence ATGAAACATCTATCAACAGCTGCTGTGGCACTCGTAATTCTGTTTTCAGCGTGTTCGGGTGGAAGCCAAAAATCTACTGAACCCGAAAAAGAAAAAAACAGGTTTACCGGAGCAAAAGACGAGGTGAAAATTATGACTCTTGATCCGGGTCACTTTCATGCCGCGCTGGTGCAAAAATCGATGTACGACCAGGTTGATTCTGTAGTTAATGTTTATGCGCCCGATGGCGAAGATGTGGTGGATCATCTGAAACGAATTGAAGGATTTAACACGCGTGCGGAAAATCCTACATCGTGGGAGGAAAAAGTGTATAAAGGCGCTGATTTCTTTGAAAAGATGCTAGCGGAGAAACCCGGAAATGTAATGGTTACTGCCGGAAACAACGCTAAAAAGACCGATTACATTTTTAAAACAATTGATGCAGGGATAAATGTGCTGGCTGATAAACCAATGGTGATCTCTCCCGAAGAGTTTCCGAAACTGGAAAAAGCTTTCCGGGTGGCAGAAGAAAAAGGCGTGCTATTATATGATATTATGACCGAACGTCATGAAATCACAACACTCATCCAGCGCGAGTTATCGCAACTGCCCGAAGTTTTTGGAACACTTCAGTTAGGAACGGAAGAAGAACCGGCCATTACAAAAGAGAGTGTTCACCACTTTTTTAAATATGTTTCGGGAAATCCTTTAAAGCGTCCGGCATGGTTTTTCGATACCAAACAACAGGGCGAAGGAATTGTGGATGTAAACACGCACCTTGTTGATTTGATCCAGTGGGAAGCTTTCCCCGAAGTGATTTTATCGAAAGAAGATGTTGAAATTGTTTCGGCAAGGCGCTGGACCACCGACCTTACCCCTGAAATGTTTAAAAAAGTAACCTACCTGGATGAATATCCGGAATACCTGAAAAAAGACGTTGACGGGGATATTTTAAAAGTTTATTCAAACGGAGAAATCAATTACAGGCTAAAAGGTATTCATGCCAAAGCATCGGTAATCTGGAATTTTCAGGCACCTGAAGGCGCCGCTGATACACACTACTCCATTATGCGCGGAACAAAATGTAACCTTGAAATCGTTCAGGGAGAAAAGGAAGGTTATAAACCACAATTGTATATTGAAGCTACAGAGGTTGACCCTATGGAATTTGCCGGTAGCCTGAATAATGCAGTAACAGGATTAGCAGAAACCTACCCCGGCATTTCGGTGGAAAAAATTGGCGACAAAAAATGGGTAATGAATATTCCTGACAAATACAAAGTTGGCCACGAAGCACACTTTGGACAGGTTACTGAAAAATACCTGCAATACCTGATTGACGGGAAACTACCTGAATGGGAAGTACCAAATATGATTGTAAAATATTACACGACTACTGAAGGTTTGAAAGCTGCAAGACAGTAG
- a CDS encoding beta-galactosidase small subunit-related protein translates to MKRATTLFFVLTFYFFSFSQQVEFLPGDWENPAVFEKGQNVPHAFHIPYESVDNAIQNMPRKCENYQLLNGQWKFKWVETPQKVPKDFWKPDFDDTQWDEIKVPANWQMEGYGHPKFRNVAMSIENDPPNVPDYYNPTGCYKTKFTVPENWENKEVMLRFEGIKSASYIWVNGQQVGYNQGGFEPAEFNLASFIKKGENDLAVQVIRFSDGSYLENQDMWRLSGIFRDVKLYAQPKTFIHDHYVVTDFDENYKDATLTVETHIRNKLPEAKTGEIVVDVYDIEGRSILKDGSLQEDFEVDSMGNMKVQLSTLIVDPPQWSAEFPTLFTMLVQLKNTNGKVTEAFTQKIGFREVEYKDKILTVNGVPVKLNGVNSHMHHPEHGQAVPLETLKQDLLLMKQHNINCVRTCHYPPTPEYIALADELGMYIFDEVGDEAHNNINLSEKPEWTEMYRDRSRKLVYRDRNHPSVIVWSAGNESGSGQNINEVIKTGKAIDPSRPAWMYGGNTFYIPFEDVVGPRYWVPMDYKNLAQGKVLPANDMRASFMDEYLAATGNGLGGMDEYWEYIWKYPRLTGGAIWDWISPGINTPRWTLPDLSPQKIDGQIMGRPLFQQGVYGWGLEFSGHDDWVEFYRDPSLDITKQLTIDFWVKPSEIPQANVFIAKGKHGYGIQMDDAETLEFYVHGDKRISAKTKVDSGFYENWHHISGLYNGSSLQLFVDNKRVATTSYDGIISSTPFPLCIGREAESQDQGEHSGRMSRMVIDNVRVFNKAVNINNIEDEKEGLVLHLNFEEDEKDGDFYAVGLGGRTYGIIWPDRTVQPEINQIKRSGQPVKFEAIDIENGVLKVTNRHHFKNLNELEGFWQITVDGETSQRGFFVCDIPAGETGEITIDYRRPRIESTTECLLEVSFLLKENLNWAPKGHEIAWEQFAVPTDYYFVDEEEIKQKITASEDENYIRISGNDFKYTIDKKTGSFVSLKYKGTEYLEGGPEFMVWRAPIANDIDPWGSYMVGSSNKTPGRGRSIDNQLRTLGMRDLLPGVEEYELFQVNNNEVILKMDVFSNSSLDPARRKDQWFFSSAFERKEIWTFSADGSIHLEQEIIPHGPMPEMLQKVGLQFQLPKSFNSVQWYGRGPFENYPDRKTGAKVGLYHSTTDSMYVPYIIPQEYGNRSDVRWLKVHNEDGKGLMIEGNEPLNFSLHKYSTDNLSRAMYTYELEEAPNTILNVDYEVSGVGGTAIRQLQKYRVRPDVKKYSITIKPF, encoded by the coding sequence ATGAAACGAGCTACCACTTTATTTTTTGTTCTCACTTTTTATTTTTTTTCTTTTTCTCAGCAGGTTGAATTTCTTCCTGGCGATTGGGAAAATCCGGCTGTTTTTGAGAAAGGACAAAATGTGCCACATGCATTTCATATTCCTTATGAATCGGTAGATAATGCGATTCAGAATATGCCGCGTAAATGTGAGAACTACCAGTTGCTGAACGGACAGTGGAAGTTTAAGTGGGTGGAAACGCCGCAAAAAGTACCGAAAGATTTTTGGAAACCTGATTTTGATGATACGCAATGGGATGAAATAAAAGTACCGGCCAACTGGCAAATGGAAGGTTACGGCCATCCGAAATTCCGAAATGTTGCCATGTCGATTGAGAATGATCCGCCGAATGTTCCCGATTATTACAACCCAACCGGATGTTACAAAACAAAATTTACCGTTCCCGAAAACTGGGAAAATAAAGAAGTAATGTTACGTTTCGAGGGCATAAAATCAGCATCTTACATTTGGGTGAACGGACAGCAGGTTGGTTACAACCAGGGCGGATTTGAACCGGCAGAATTTAATCTCGCATCGTTTATTAAAAAAGGCGAGAACGATCTGGCTGTGCAGGTGATTCGTTTTTCCGATGGTTCGTATCTCGAAAACCAGGATATGTGGCGTTTGTCAGGCATATTTCGCGATGTGAAATTATACGCCCAACCCAAAACATTTATCCACGATCATTATGTGGTGACAGATTTTGATGAAAATTATAAGGATGCAACGTTAACCGTAGAAACTCATATCCGCAATAAATTACCGGAAGCGAAAACAGGAGAAATAGTTGTTGATGTTTACGATATCGAAGGCAGGTCAATTTTAAAAGACGGATCACTTCAGGAAGATTTCGAAGTGGATTCAATGGGAAATATGAAGGTCCAATTATCGACTTTGATTGTCGATCCACCTCAGTGGTCGGCCGAATTTCCAACTCTTTTTACCATGTTGGTACAGCTGAAAAATACTAACGGAAAAGTTACCGAAGCATTCACTCAAAAAATTGGTTTCCGCGAGGTGGAATACAAGGATAAGATTTTAACCGTTAACGGAGTTCCGGTAAAATTAAATGGAGTAAACAGCCACATGCATCATCCGGAGCACGGGCAGGCAGTGCCGCTGGAAACATTAAAGCAGGATTTGTTGCTGATGAAACAGCACAACATCAATTGTGTGCGTACTTGCCATTATCCGCCAACACCCGAGTACATTGCTTTGGCCGACGAACTGGGCATGTATATTTTTGATGAAGTTGGTGATGAAGCGCACAACAATATTAATTTATCGGAAAAGCCGGAGTGGACCGAGATGTATCGCGACCGTTCGCGAAAATTGGTTTATCGTGATCGCAATCATCCGTCAGTAATTGTTTGGAGTGCCGGAAACGAATCGGGCAGTGGACAGAATATCAATGAAGTGATAAAAACCGGAAAGGCCATCGATCCGAGTCGCCCGGCGTGGATGTATGGCGGAAATACGTTTTACATTCCTTTTGAGGATGTGGTGGGGCCGCGTTACTGGGTGCCGATGGATTACAAAAACCTGGCACAGGGAAAAGTTTTGCCTGCCAACGATATGCGGGCATCGTTTATGGATGAATACCTGGCTGCCACAGGAAACGGCCTTGGTGGTATGGACGAATACTGGGAGTACATTTGGAAATACCCGCGCTTAACAGGCGGTGCTATTTGGGACTGGATCAGTCCGGGGATAAACACGCCCCGCTGGACTTTACCCGATCTCTCTCCGCAAAAAATTGATGGGCAGATTATGGGCCGTCCCCTATTTCAGCAAGGTGTTTATGGCTGGGGGCTGGAATTCTCTGGCCACGACGATTGGGTGGAATTTTACCGCGATCCGAGTTTGGATATTACCAAGCAATTGACCATCGATTTTTGGGTGAAACCATCCGAAATTCCACAAGCCAATGTGTTTATTGCCAAAGGAAAGCATGGTTACGGTATTCAAATGGACGATGCTGAAACGCTGGAGTTTTATGTGCATGGCGATAAACGAATTTCAGCCAAAACAAAAGTGGATTCGGGTTTTTACGAGAACTGGCACCATATTTCCGGCCTTTATAATGGTAGCAGCCTACAACTTTTTGTTGACAATAAACGTGTAGCAACAACTTCTTACGACGGAATAATTAGTTCCACACCCTTTCCGCTGTGTATTGGTAGGGAAGCGGAAAGTCAGGATCAGGGGGAACATTCGGGGCGCATGTCACGCATGGTGATCGACAATGTTCGGGTATTTAACAAGGCGGTAAATATCAACAATATTGAGGATGAAAAAGAGGGGCTTGTGCTCCATCTGAATTTTGAAGAGGATGAAAAAGATGGTGACTTTTATGCTGTTGGCCTGGGAGGACGAACTTACGGAATTATCTGGCCCGACAGAACTGTTCAGCCTGAAATCAATCAGATAAAACGATCGGGGCAGCCGGTAAAATTTGAAGCTATTGACATTGAAAACGGTGTGCTGAAAGTAACAAACCGTCATCATTTCAAAAACTTAAATGAGCTGGAAGGATTCTGGCAGATTACAGTAGATGGAGAAACCAGTCAGCGCGGATTTTTCGTTTGTGATATTCCTGCAGGCGAAACAGGAGAGATTACCATCGATTATCGTCGTCCGCGAATTGAATCGACTACAGAGTGTTTACTTGAAGTGTCTTTCCTGTTAAAAGAAAACCTGAATTGGGCACCAAAAGGACACGAAATTGCCTGGGAACAGTTTGCTGTGCCAACTGATTATTATTTTGTTGATGAGGAAGAAATTAAGCAGAAAATTACTGCCAGCGAGGATGAAAATTACATCCGAATTAGCGGCAATGATTTTAAGTATACTATTGATAAAAAAACAGGAAGTTTTGTATCGTTAAAATATAAGGGGACAGAGTACCTGGAAGGCGGGCCGGAATTTATGGTTTGGCGCGCTCCCATTGCTAACGATATCGATCCGTGGGGAAGTTATATGGTCGGTAGCAGCAACAAAACACCGGGAAGGGGAAGAAGTATTGATAACCAACTGCGCACCTTAGGAATGCGTGATTTGTTGCCTGGAGTTGAGGAATACGAACTGTTTCAGGTAAACAACAACGAGGTGATTTTGAAAATGGATGTTTTTTCTAATTCAAGCCTCGATCCGGCCAGGCGAAAAGACCAGTGGTTTTTTTCTTCAGCATTTGAACGCAAAGAAATCTGGACATTTTCGGCCGACGGAAGTATTCACTTGGAGCAGGAAATAATTCCGCATGGACCGATGCCCGAGATGTTGCAAAAAGTGGGATTGCAGTTTCAGTTACCCAAAAGTTTTAACAGTGTGCAATGGTACGGTCGCGGGCCGTTTGAAAACTATCCCGACCGCAAAACCGGAGCCAAAGTTGGGCTGTATCATTCAACAACCGATTCAATGTACGTGCCCTATATTATTCCGCAGGAATACGGTAACCGCAGTGACGTACGATGGCTAAAAGTGCACAATGAAGATGGGAAAGGTTTAATGATTGAAGGAAATGAACCGTTGAATTTTAGTCTGCATAAATACAGCACTGATAATTTGTCACGGGCCATGTACACTTACGAACTGGAAGAGGCTCCAAATACAATTCTGAATGTAGATTACGAGGTGTCGGGAGTTGGGGGGACAGCAATTCGGCAGTTGCAAAAATACCGGGTGCGACCTGATGTGAAAAAATATTCAATTACGATAAAGCCGTTTTAA
- the queG gene encoding tRNA epoxyqueuosine(34) reductase QueG, translating into MLQQLKQKIQKLGFLDSAILPASFLGEEEPRFKAWLQKDMHGEMGYMNRNIDKRLNPSLLVDNAKTIIILLLNYFPESTQQDSSAPVLSKYAYGTDYHFVMKDKLKELLQFIQDEVAPCSGRPFVDSAPVLERAWARKAGLGWVGKNSNLISPHHGSYFFIGELIIDIELPYDEPKLVRDHCGRCTKCIDACPTKAIVADRVVDARKCISYQTIEVRGELDAELKGQFENRVFGCDICQDVCPWNLKSEPHNEAGLKPHPQLLTLQKQDWETMQRPLFNELFKKSAVKRTGFKGLQRNLRFINDDKANHNE; encoded by the coding sequence ATGCTACAGCAACTGAAACAAAAAATACAAAAGCTTGGATTTCTCGATTCTGCCATTCTTCCCGCTTCGTTTTTAGGGGAAGAAGAACCGCGCTTTAAAGCGTGGTTGCAAAAGGATATGCACGGAGAAATGGGCTATATGAACCGCAACATCGATAAACGTTTAAATCCGTCGTTACTGGTTGACAATGCCAAAACAATTATCATTCTTTTGCTGAACTATTTCCCCGAATCAACACAGCAAGATTCCTCGGCACCGGTACTTTCGAAATACGCCTACGGCACCGATTATCATTTTGTAATGAAAGACAAACTAAAGGAGCTGCTTCAATTTATTCAGGACGAAGTGGCACCTTGTTCGGGACGCCCATTTGTCGATTCGGCACCAGTTTTAGAACGTGCGTGGGCTCGGAAAGCAGGCCTCGGCTGGGTTGGGAAAAACAGCAACCTGATTTCACCACATCATGGCAGTTACTTTTTTATTGGCGAATTGATTATCGATATCGAATTGCCGTACGACGAGCCAAAACTGGTACGTGACCATTGCGGACGCTGCACAAAATGTATTGATGCCTGCCCCACCAAAGCCATTGTTGCCGACCGCGTAGTTGATGCCCGCAAATGTATCTCCTACCAAACGATTGAAGTGCGCGGCGAATTGGATGCCGAATTAAAAGGGCAATTTGAAAACCGGGTGTTTGGCTGCGACATTTGCCAGGATGTGTGCCCCTGGAACTTAAAATCGGAACCGCACAACGAAGCCGGATTAAAACCACACCCCCAACTTTTAACGCTACAAAAACAAGATTGGGAGACAATGCAACGTCCGTTGTTTAATGAGCTTTTTAAAAAATCGGCGGTTAAACGAACCGGGTTCAAGGGGTTGCAACGTAATCTCCGTTTTATAAACGATGACAAAGCGAACCACAACGAATAA